A single window of Nicotiana tomentosiformis chromosome 1, ASM39032v3, whole genome shotgun sequence DNA harbors:
- the LOC104093792 gene encoding WAT1-related protein At2g39510-like has translation MERKKTVVWSIHWDAKLLAVVYSGICCSGLTYYIQGFIMKYNGLVFLTAFTPLNMVMVVVTSTLLLHEQMNLRRMLGATVIVLGLYTVLWIKSKDNRSPATEELAPTEEPGGDFGAYKDFMGSYDCP, from the exons ATGGAAAGAAAAAAGACTGTAGTATGGAGCATCCATTGGGACGCAAAGCTTCTTGCGGTCGTGTACAGT GGGATATGTTGTTCAGGACTAACGTATTACATACAAGGATTCATAATGAAATACAATGGTCTAGTTTTCCTAACAGCGTTCACTCCCTTAAATATGGTTATGGTAGTTGTAACCAGTACATTACTTCTCCATGAACAAATGAACCTCAGAAG GATGCTTGGTGCTACTGTGATTGTGTTAGGACTTTACACTGTTCTTTGGATCAAAAGTAAGGATAACAGATCTCCGGCAACAGAGGAACTAGCACCAACAGAAGAGCCTGGAGGAGATTTCGGGGCTTACAAAGATTTCATGGGATCATACGATTGCCCTTAG